The Fimbriimonas ginsengisoli Gsoil 348 genome window below encodes:
- a CDS encoding GGDEF domain-containing protein: protein MFIDTLELLRTLSVRMLVVDEGAQVLESVPSDQPAMDVSWLGPEIARRVPFRAEMPLLEGGWLHFRGAPMADGRCAIAIVPSSGLRQAFLTRLLTPSLWRLGRDGRIIEATDCLAEWLGTSADAMVGTHFSDWMTPQGVGQRFEAEFRTLGHGRKRAVVHRATSEILGGGSVDVIADVTEEHRTRARLAEEVERMKALAHTDALTGLPNRRAFESALDAAQRSLEPFALALIDVDDMKGINDTYGHMAGDHALVEIAKALARTVRDSDLVARIGGDEFAVILPQATRTTAERIGPRLRECLNVMVDEIGAVSASMGLIHRDDCADDMQRVADLALYADKMRHRGDPEPTKA, encoded by the coding sequence ATGTTCATCGACACCCTGGAACTACTGAGGACCCTTTCGGTGCGCATGCTCGTGGTCGACGAGGGGGCGCAGGTATTGGAGTCGGTGCCCAGCGACCAGCCGGCGATGGATGTGAGCTGGCTTGGGCCGGAGATCGCCCGGCGCGTTCCGTTCCGGGCGGAAATGCCCCTCTTGGAAGGGGGATGGCTTCATTTTAGGGGGGCTCCGATGGCGGATGGGCGGTGCGCCATCGCCATCGTGCCGTCCAGCGGCTTGCGGCAGGCTTTTCTGACCCGGCTTCTGACTCCCTCGTTGTGGCGGCTGGGCCGCGATGGGCGGATCATCGAGGCGACCGATTGCTTGGCCGAATGGCTCGGCACCTCCGCCGACGCGATGGTCGGCACCCACTTTTCCGATTGGATGACTCCGCAAGGCGTGGGCCAGCGGTTCGAAGCGGAGTTTCGGACGCTGGGGCATGGTCGCAAGCGGGCGGTGGTACACCGTGCGACGTCGGAGATCTTGGGGGGTGGCAGCGTAGACGTGATCGCCGACGTGACGGAAGAGCACCGCACCCGGGCGCGCCTCGCCGAAGAGGTCGAACGGATGAAAGCGTTGGCTCACACCGACGCGCTCACCGGCTTGCCGAATCGCCGTGCCTTCGAAAGCGCCCTGGATGCCGCCCAGAGGAGTTTGGAACCGTTCGCTCTCGCGTTGATCGACGTCGACGACATGAAGGGGATCAACGACACTTACGGGCACATGGCGGGGGATCACGCGCTGGTCGAGATCGCTAAGGCGTTGGCGAGGACGGTTCGCGACTCGGACCTGGTGGCCCGTATCGGTGGCGACGAGTTTGCGGTGATCTTGCCGCAAGCCACCCGGACGACCGCGGAACGGATCGGGCCGAGGCTTCGGGAATGTTTAAATGTGATGGTTGACGAGATCGGCGCCGTTAGCGCGTCGATGGGTCTGATTCATCGCGACGACTGCGCGGACGACATGCAGCGGGTGGCGGATCTGGCGCTGTATGCGGATAAGATGCGGCACCGGGGCGATCCCGAGCCGACGAAGGCGTAG
- a CDS encoding M48 family metallopeptidase has translation MKKTLQEQIQANRRGSILLAFIIIVLLTALGAAIAGTYAPRQWYLGAGGAALLGLIMAWVSNRSGSNIILSISRAREATQAEDQVLNNVVEEMAIAAGIPKPKVYVIDDASPNAFATGRNPEEASIAVTTGLLQKLDRDELQGVMAHEMSHIRNDDIKFMTTVTVVAGLIPLLADLFVRMQWFGGGSRRDRDRDDNSLASIFMIVGFVLSIVAPIFAGLLELAVSRKREYLADASAAELTRYPEGLARALRKIASDPDPLQVANRATQHMYIVNPLKLIHTNDLLSTHPDVEARIAALMGLAGTRSVPPLA, from the coding sequence ATGAAGAAGACGCTGCAGGAGCAGATTCAGGCGAACCGTCGCGGCAGCATTCTGCTCGCGTTCATCATCATCGTCCTGCTAACCGCGCTCGGCGCGGCGATCGCCGGGACTTACGCGCCGCGCCAATGGTATCTGGGCGCCGGAGGCGCGGCTTTGCTCGGCCTGATCATGGCGTGGGTCTCCAACCGCTCCGGCTCGAACATCATCTTGAGCATTTCACGGGCGCGGGAAGCCACTCAAGCGGAAGATCAGGTTCTGAACAACGTGGTCGAAGAAATGGCGATCGCGGCGGGGATCCCCAAGCCAAAGGTGTACGTGATCGACGACGCGTCGCCCAACGCGTTCGCAACCGGGCGAAACCCCGAGGAAGCGTCGATCGCGGTTACCACCGGCTTGCTTCAAAAGCTGGATCGCGACGAGTTGCAGGGGGTCATGGCCCATGAGATGTCGCATATTCGGAACGACGACATCAAATTTATGACGACCGTCACGGTCGTCGCCGGGCTGATCCCGTTGTTGGCCGATTTGTTCGTTCGCATGCAGTGGTTCGGCGGCGGAAGCCGGCGCGATCGCGATCGGGACGACAACTCGCTGGCGTCGATATTCATGATCGTCGGCTTCGTCCTCTCGATCGTCGCCCCGATTTTTGCCGGTCTCCTCGAGCTGGCGGTCAGCCGAAAGCGGGAGTATCTCGCGGATGCCTCGGCCGCGGAGCTGACGCGCTACCCAGAGGGGCTTGCGCGGGCGTTGCGCAAGATCGCCTCCGATCCGGACCCGCTGCAAGTGGCCAATCGAGCTACCCAGCACATGTACATCGTGAACCCGCTTAAGCTGATCCACACGAACGATCTGCTGAGTACCCACCCGGACGTCGAGGCGCGCATCGCCGCTCTGATGGGTTTGGCCGGAACCCGCTCCGTACCGCCCCTTGCCTAG